The Anabas testudineus chromosome 11, fAnaTes1.2, whole genome shotgun sequence genome has a segment encoding these proteins:
- the gngt1 gene encoding guanine nucleotide-binding protein G(T) subunit gamma-T1, which translates to MPVINVEDLTDKDKALMEVNQLKLEVKLERWLTSKCCEEIKDYIQAGVEEDTLVKGIAEDKNPFKEKGGCTIC; encoded by the exons ATGCCAGTCATTAATGTAGAGGATCTGACAGACAAGGACAAAGCTCTAATGGAAGTAAACCAACTAAAACTTGAAGTGAAACTTGAGAGGTGGTTG ACGTCTAAATGCTGCGAGGAAATCAAGGACTACATTCAGGCTGGAGTGGAGGAGGACACCCTTGTCAAAGGCATTGCAGAGGACAAGAACCCCTTCAAGGAGAAAGGTGGTTGCACCATCTGCTAG